A single Venturia canescens isolate UGA chromosome 1, ASM1945775v1, whole genome shotgun sequence DNA region contains:
- the LOC122407058 gene encoding uncharacterized protein has translation MKTGAASTPTSSRKRRALPKLSDSSIEQTSSLKKRLEDLSSGCSSKSTKSGSEHVNTTKSHKRHVRRNKQIRGPIIKWSGNDTYGQSARETDSEKNYVTVDNAKEIEPTVSENCDSNCGTDYPWEKIREVIRDVPAPIDDVESIFDKPLPRSPSILSKFVNPNSEENNDSIADGPQLIDLDDSVACNDHDEDILVVGNHSKKYPPPIELGYRSHLVGRPIPQHLQNWQQTISEISNRAQESNKTSKRSKRRKSEGKSQPRNTVTVRGSLGKNTKPVYFTSSSSSSEEYDDDKAYIYQWDEARRKYVRHPLSPAKAIGWKKGTEEIEKDKLWDEFYREYKESLLLVSDEAAKATEIHSATKDTAQVSRSRRKSKMSIDILESPNFQMPRESFVENRQVTDSDSSPADSSDSSRMQSRTAGRLVLENQKATSKLSAKNGRLKLSKKSFKSVRRSGEDSDDIFEVKPSKRRRKNRKRLVSQSAGSSEVSPSIYMRAADDSSEEKLVARSFKKKRKPVKISSSIDEPEEIEFVNLVPEEDEDSARSVGQLRRKSLSETAIEIPREHRVAKARNSFSRAEDKPSCSSDESTSGHSALTVIADHRLSLSPQSVDKILITVLEDTEENESLTNRKNSSDSKSTQFSDNSEVRIDSKTNLRKPRSRSTQKLLKGIVTKCGSDRWLINLPKNFENQ, from the exons ATGAAAACGGGCGCTGCGAGTACCCCAACGTCCTCTAGAAAACGAAGAGCGCTTCCAAAACTATCGGATTCCTCAATCGAACAAACATCCTCCCTAAAAAAACGTCTTGAGGATTTATCTTCGGGATGTTCCTCGAAATCTACGAAATCCGGATCTGAGCACGTGAACACAACGAAAAGTCATAAACGACACGTGCGAAGGAACAAACAGATACGAGGACCGATCATAAAGTGGAGTGGGAACGATACGTATGGGCAATCCGCAAGGGAAACCGATAGCGAAAAAAATTACGTTACAGTCGATAATGCCAAAGAAATCGAACCGACTGTCAGTGAAAATTGTGATTCGAACTGTGGAACCGATTATCCGTGGGAAAAAATACGCGAGGTGATTCGAGATGTGCCTGCACCGATCGACGATGTGGAATCCATTTTTGACAAGCCTCTCCCTCGTTCGCCAAGCATATTATCGAAATTCGTGAACCCAAATTCAGAGGAAAACAATGATAGTATAGCGGATGGTCCCCAGCTCATCGACTTGGATGACAGCGTTGCTTGCAATGATC acGACGAAGATATTCTAGTGGTGGGtaatcatagtaaaaaatatcCCCCACCAATCGAGTTAGGATATCGCTCCCACCTAGTAGGAAGGCCTATACCACAGCATCTACAGAACTGGCAGCAAACGATCTCCGAAATCAGTAACAGAGCCCAAG AGAGTAACAAAACGTCGAAGCGttcgaagagaagaaaatctGAAGGGAAATCACAGCCTCGGAACACCGTCACGGTTCGCGGAAGTCTCGGGAAAAATACGAAACCAGTCTATTTcacgtcttcgtcgtcttcctCAGAGGAATATGATGATGATAAAGCTTATATTTACCAGTGGGACGAGGCCAGACGAAAGTACGTCCGTCATCCACTGTCCCCAGCGAAAGCCATCGGTTGGAAAAAAGGCACGGAAGAGATCGAAAAGGACAAATTGTGGGACGAGTTTTATCGAGAATACAAAGAATCGTTGCTGCTGGTAAGCGACGAAGCTGCAAAAGCTACTGAGATTCATTCAGCGACAAAAGACACCGCTCAAGTTTCGCGATCACGAAGAAAATCCAAAATGTCTATCGACATTTTGGAATCcccgaattttcaaatgcctcgcgaaagtttcgttgaaaatCGGCAAGTTACCGACAGCGATTCATCACCCGCAGACTCTTCTGATTCTTCTCGCATGCAGTCTCGTACAGCTGGACGTTTGGTTCTTGAGAATCAGAAAGCAACCTCGAAACTGTCAGCGAAAAATGGTCGACTGAAATtgagtaaaaaatcgttcaagtCCGTGAGAAGATCCGGTGAAGATTCCGATGATATTTTCGAAGTAAAACCCAGTAAAAGAAGGAGGAAAAACCGTAAACGCTTAGTTTCACAATCCGCCGGTTCCTCCGAAGTATCGCCATCAATTTACATGCGCGCCGCCGATGATTCATCCGAGGAAAAACTCGTAGCACGATCGtttaaaaagaagagaaagccTGTCAAAATATCGTCGTCAATTGATGAGCCGGAAGAAATTGAATTCGTAAATCTAGTTCCGGAAGAAGACGAAGATTCTGCTCGATCGGTCGGGCAACTTCGAAGGAAAAGTTTGTCAGAAACTGCTATCGAAATCCCGCGAGAACACCGAGTGGCGAAAGCTCGCAATAGTTTTTCGAGAGCCGAAGATAAACCGTCGTGCTCGTCTGATGAGAGTACGAGTGGACATTCCGCCTTGACCGTAATAGCCGATCACAGGCTAAGCCTGTCACCGCAATCCGTCGATAAAATACTGATAACTGTTCTCGAAGATACGGAGGAGAATGAAAGCTTGACGAACAGGAAGAATTCATCGGATTCGAAGAGCACGCAATTTTCGGATAATTCCGAAGTAAGAATagactcgaaaacaaatctTAGAAAACCCAGAAGTAGATCAACACAAAAACTGCTGAAAGGAATCGTAACGAAATGCGGTTCTGATCGATGGTTAATTAATCTcccgaaaaatttcgaaaatcagtAA
- the LOC122419285 gene encoding uncharacterized protein, whose translation MQRIIVIVCSLVLASASGENVSVDLVPNEFIDAVNRIGEPKKIAANVPTSEFALNFTIATTRLLNDVLFEYYRQARLASIILANDWKSSTAKLLKKSSHVTAKNSEYLDPYLKKVLNYMNKFLLINSF comes from the exons ATGCAACGAATCATCGTTATCGTGTGCTCCCTCGTTTTGGCTTCAGCTTCAG GTGAAAATGTCTCGGTTGATCTCGTGCCCAATGAATTTATTGACGCGGTAAACAGAATCggagaaccgaaaaaaattgcagccAACGTACCGACGAGTGAATTCGCTCTTAATTTTACAATCGCAACGACTCGTTTGTTGAACGACGTCTTGTTCGAATATTATCGTCAG gcAAGACTCGCAAGCATCATTCTTGCAAACGACTGGAAGTCATCAACGgcgaaattgttgaaaaaatcgagccaCGTAACGGCaaaaaattcggaatatttGGATCCGTATCTCAAAAAAGTTCTGAAttatatgaataaatttttgctCAT AAACTCATTTTGA